From Apteryx mantelli isolate bAptMan1 chromosome 32, bAptMan1.hap1, whole genome shotgun sequence, the proteins below share one genomic window:
- the DHX16 gene encoding LOW QUALITY PROTEIN: pre-mRNA-splicing factor ATP-dependent RNA helicase DHX16 (The sequence of the model RefSeq protein was modified relative to this genomic sequence to represent the inferred CDS: inserted 3 bases in 3 codons; substituted 2 bases at 2 genomic stop codons), producing the protein MDLRGRKWIRKDGMRICQDATQICRDEAWICKDRPVSPQASANQRGGRAGRVAPGKCFRLYTAWAFQHELEETPVPEIQRADLGSLVLLLKSLGINDLIHFDFLDPPPHETLVLALEQLXPWAPLNHLGELTTVLGATGSYWEGPSGRPHGELPVEPMLARXSASEQYGCTEEXLSVAAMLSVNNAVFYXPKDKVVHADNARMNFXVPGGDHLVLLNVYSQWVESGHSVQWCYENFVQLRSLRRARAVREQLEGLLERVELAAASCRGDLRLVRKAITAGFFYHTARLTRGGYRTVKHQQTVFIHPNSSLFEEQPRWVLYHELVFTTKEFMRQVIEIDSAWLLEVAPHYYQAKELEDAGTRKMPKKGGKSREELG; encoded by the exons ATGGATTTGCGGGGACGCAAGTGGATCCGCAAGGATGGAATGAGGATTTGCCAGGATGCAACGCAGATTTGCAGGGATGAAGCTTGGATTTGCAAGGACAGA CCGGTGTCCCCGCAGGCCTCGGCGAACCAGCGCGGCGGACGCGCGGGGCGCGTGGCGCCGGGCAAGTGCTTCCGCCTCTACACGGCCTGGGCTTTCCAGCACGAGCTGGAGGAGACGCCGGTGCCCGAGATCCAGCGCGCCGACCTGGGCTCCCTCGTCCTGCTGCTCAAGAGCCTCG GCATCAACGACCTCATCCACTTCGACTTCCTGGACCCGCCGCCCCACGAGacgctggtgctggcgctggagCAGCTCTAGCCTTGGGCGCCCCTCAACCACCTGGGCGAGCTCACCACGGtactgggagccactgggagctactgggaggGACCGT CTGGGCGGCCGCATGGCGAGCTGCCCGTGGAGCCCATGTTGGCCAGATGATCTGCGTCAGAGCA GTACGGCTGCACGGAGG TGCTCTCGGTGGCCGCCATGCTGTCGGTGAACAACGCCGTCTTCT CGCCCAAGGACAAGGTGGTCCACGCCGACAACGCCCGCATGAACT CCGTGCCCGGCGGCGACCACCTCGTGCTGCTCAACGTCTACAGCCAG tgggTGGAGAGCGGCCACTCGGTGCAGTGGTGCTACGAGAACTTCGTGCAGCTGCGCTCGCTGCGCCGGGCCCGGGCCGTGCGCGAGCAGCTCGAGGGGCTGCTGGAGCGCGTGGAGCTGGCGGCCGCCTCCTGCCGCGGCGACCTCCGCCTCGTCCGCaag gccaTCACCGCCGGCTTCTTCTACCACACGGCGCGGCTGACGCGGGGCGGCTACCGCACGGTGAAGCACCAGCAGACGGTGTTCATCCACCCCAACAGCTCCCTCTTCGAGGAGCAGCCGCGCTGGGTGCTCTACCACGAGCTCGTCTTCACCACCAAGGAGTTCATGCGGCAG GTCATCGAGATCGACAGCGCCTGGCTGCTGGAGGTGGCCCCCCACTACTACCAGGCCAAGGAGCTCGAGGACGCCGGGACCCGCAAGATGCCCAAGAAGGGCGGCAAGAGCCGCGAGGAGCTGGGCTGA
- the C32H6orf136 gene encoding uncharacterized protein C6orf136 homolog, with translation MYRHSQAAAVAAAVAARLRPAARLRAWPAAAAAGAHGGDPPRRRYRARPQERVGWAWLGAEGAWPRGSPAPPLPAPFSHCLQDLDPGRIGAGGRGGATAAVAPLLPPPRGPPRPPGARRCPPGAGAGAARALSPPEGLEGAITTVDGRREDDIAVRDRPPLPPAAAAAATLLLRPLPPARSAATGPGPARRSQPSMEEHLALVHAKLQHELPNFFQKIHDYGLYSPDVEFVNQPLRLRTRGRAMYQVALALCRAAAWGYFASVRLEVLALTQHPEDWSVRARWRLTGLPFHLCLLRFYRRDKRDLLRSYDAFSTFFLDSQGLIRCHHIDKLMPAPGAVAEAKKLLVAAAAGLAQAGPALQLVLEPPGAPGPPGPP, from the exons ATGTACCGGCACAGCCAGGCCGCCGCCGTGgctgccgccgtggccgcccgcctccgccccgccgcccgcctccgcgcctggcccgcggcggcggcggccggcgcccaCGGCGGAGACCCGCCGCGCCGCCGTTACCGAGCGCGACCGCAG GAGAGAGTAGGGTGGGCGTGGCTAGGCGCAGAGGGGGCGTGGCCACggggcagccccgccccccccTTGCCAGCACCTTTCTCCCACTGTTTGCAGGACCTGGATCCGGGCCGGATCGGCGccggaggaagggggggggcgaCGGCGGCGGTGGCCCCGCTGCTGcctcccccccggggccccccgcggccccccggcgcccgccgctgcccccccggtgccggcgccggcgccgcccgggcccTGTCGCCCCCCGAGGGGCTGGAAGGCGCCATCACCACGGTGGATGGGCGCCGGGAGGACGACATCGCCGTGCGCGACCGtcccccccttcctcccgccgccgccgccgccgccacgctgcTCCTgcgcccgctgccgcccgcccgctccgccgccaccggccccggcccggcgcgccgcTCCCAGCCCAGCATGGAGGAGCACCTGGCCCTGGTGCACGCCAAGCTGCAGCACGAG ctgCCCAATTTCTTCCAGAAGATCCACGACTACGGCCTCTACTCGCCCGACGTGGAGTTCGTCAACCAGCCGCTGCGGCTGCGCACGcg GGGCCGGGCCATGTACCAGGTGGCGCTGGCGCTGTGCCGGGCGGCGGCGTGGGGCTACTTCGCCAGCGTGCGCCTGGAGGTGCTGGCGCTGACGCAGCACCCCGAGGACTGGAGCGTCCGGGCTCGCTGGCGCCTCACCGGCCTCCCCTTCCACCTCTGCCTGCTGCGCTTCTACCGCCGCGACAAGCGCGACCTGCTGCG gTCCTACGACGCCTTCTCCACCTTCTTCCTCGACTCGCAGGGCCTCATCCGCTGCCACCACATCGACAAG ctcaTGCCGGCGCCCGGGGCCGTGGCCGAGGCCAAGAAGCtgctggtggcggcggcggccggcttgGCGcaagcggggccggcgctgcagCTCGTCCTcgagccccccggcgccccgggacccccgggacccccctga